A section of the Mesorhizobium loti genome encodes:
- the dapA gene encoding 4-hydroxy-tetrahydrodipicolinate synthase, with amino-acid sequence MLRGSLTALVTPFEKSGRFDEKAFRAFVEWQLAEGTTGLVPVGTTGESPTLSHDEHRHVVKVCIEVARGRAPVVAGAGSNNTAEAVGLVQYAEKAGADAALVVTPYYNRPTQRGLYEHFAAVARATKLPIIIYNIPPRSVIDMMPETMGRLAHDFKNIVGVKDATGKVERVSEQRMTCGKDFIQLSGEDASALGFNAHGGVGCISVTSNVAPRLCAEFQEATLSGDSAKALELQDRLLPLHKAIFLEPGVSGAKYALSKLGKVENVLRSPLVTVEESTAAKIDAAMKHAGLIN; translated from the coding sequence ATGCTGAGAGGCTCGCTTACTGCGCTCGTGACACCGTTCGAAAAGAGCGGGCGTTTCGACGAGAAAGCCTTTCGCGCATTTGTCGAATGGCAACTCGCGGAAGGCACGACAGGCCTGGTTCCCGTCGGCACGACCGGCGAGTCGCCGACCCTGTCGCATGATGAGCATCGCCATGTCGTCAAGGTCTGCATCGAGGTGGCCAGGGGCCGTGCTCCGGTCGTCGCCGGCGCCGGTTCCAACAACACCGCGGAAGCAGTCGGGCTCGTGCAATATGCCGAGAAAGCCGGTGCCGACGCCGCCCTGGTCGTCACGCCCTATTACAACAGGCCGACACAGCGCGGCCTCTACGAGCACTTCGCCGCCGTCGCCAGGGCGACGAAGCTGCCGATCATCATCTACAACATACCGCCGCGCTCGGTGATCGACATGATGCCGGAGACGATGGGCCGGCTGGCGCACGACTTCAAGAACATCGTCGGCGTCAAGGATGCGACCGGCAAGGTTGAGCGTGTGTCCGAGCAGCGCATGACCTGCGGCAAGGATTTCATCCAGCTGTCCGGCGAGGATGCTTCGGCGCTCGGCTTCAACGCCCATGGCGGTGTCGGCTGCATCTCGGTGACGTCGAATGTCGCGCCGCGGCTGTGCGCCGAATTCCAGGAAGCGACGCTGTCCGGCGACAGTGCAAAAGCGCTTGAGTTGCAGGATCGCCTCTTGCCGCTGCACAAGGCGATCTTTCTCGAACCCGGCGTGTCCGGCGCCAAATACGCGCTGTCGAAGCTCGGCAAGGTCGAGAACGTGCTGCGTTCGCCGCTGGTCACGGTCGAGGAGTCGACCGCGGCAAAGATCGATGCGGCCATGAAGCACGCCGGCTTGATTAATTGA
- a CDS encoding lytic transglycosylase domain-containing protein: MPASRPHLFALLGAIAALMPGVAISGSVDVQVTSAIPMPSPQDGAQQAPSPGVAMLKSGLDALAAGDIPGARAVRDALPAQSLDLHILAWAIALYGGDKVPSGDIAAAARMLPNWPGTVALRKNSERALYRENPAPGIVIAAFNGSQPQTFEGVMVLARAYVAEGNAKAARSVLSPFWRTAILEAKDETALIKEFGGLIPAADHRFRMDRMFYADRVNSALRVAGLAGAQQFADAWAAADRGDKNALKLLKAVPASQRSAGYFFAQAEYLRKQEDFAGAAAIVMKAPTDREALVDPDAWWVERRVLSRELVDQGDMKTAYRIVATHAAESAANAAEAEFHAGWYALRGLNDPKLAATHFSRIAELAQGPMTLSRAYYWLGRAAEVGGPGNARDYFGRAAAYGTTFYGQLAAERVGRQALNIVYPQPSAADRQNFADREAVSAIKRLQEAGYDRYAETLYRDLAGQLTSPGELALLAVLAEKQRNHFMALKVGKIAGARGIDVGALSHPLGVIPDSANISGSGKALAYAVARQESEFNIGAVSSAGARGLLQLMPGTAKQLAKKAGLQFSQVRLTTDAGYNATLGSAFLGEQLDRFNGSYVLTFAGYNAGPNRASQWVAKYGDPRGKDIDAVVDWIERIPYTETRSYVQRVMENYEVYKMRISGKYDIVGDLVNGRS; encoded by the coding sequence ATGCCGGCCAGTCGGCCCCACCTCTTCGCGCTGCTTGGCGCCATCGCCGCGCTGATGCCCGGTGTGGCGATCAGCGGCAGCGTGGATGTGCAGGTCACCTCGGCAATCCCGATGCCCAGCCCGCAGGACGGGGCGCAGCAGGCGCCCTCACCCGGCGTCGCCATGTTGAAGAGCGGATTGGACGCACTGGCGGCCGGCGATATTCCAGGCGCCCGCGCTGTGCGCGACGCGCTTCCGGCTCAATCGCTCGACCTGCATATTCTGGCTTGGGCGATCGCCCTTTACGGCGGCGACAAGGTTCCGAGCGGCGATATCGCCGCGGCCGCGAGGATGCTGCCCAACTGGCCGGGCACCGTCGCCTTGCGCAAGAACAGCGAGCGCGCGCTCTATCGGGAGAACCCCGCCCCCGGGATCGTCATTGCGGCATTCAATGGCAGCCAGCCGCAAACGTTCGAAGGCGTCATGGTTCTCGCTCGCGCCTATGTGGCGGAGGGCAACGCCAAGGCGGCACGCTCGGTGCTGTCGCCGTTCTGGCGCACCGCGATTCTGGAAGCCAAGGACGAGACGGCGTTGATCAAGGAGTTCGGCGGTCTGATCCCCGCCGCCGACCACCGTTTTCGCATGGATCGTATGTTCTATGCCGATCGGGTGAACTCCGCCCTGCGGGTTGCCGGCCTGGCCGGCGCCCAGCAGTTCGCCGATGCCTGGGCCGCGGCCGACAGAGGTGACAAGAACGCGCTGAAACTGCTGAAGGCAGTGCCGGCATCGCAGCGGTCGGCCGGCTATTTCTTCGCGCAGGCCGAATATCTTCGCAAGCAGGAAGATTTTGCCGGCGCCGCCGCCATTGTGATGAAGGCGCCGACGGACCGCGAGGCTTTGGTCGATCCGGACGCCTGGTGGGTCGAACGCCGGGTGCTGTCGCGCGAACTGGTCGACCAGGGCGACATGAAGACGGCTTATCGGATCGTCGCCACGCATGCCGCCGAAAGCGCGGCCAATGCGGCCGAGGCCGAGTTCCACGCCGGCTGGTATGCGCTGCGCGGCCTCAACGACCCCAAGCTTGCCGCCACGCATTTTTCGCGCATCGCCGAACTGGCGCAGGGGCCGATGACATTGTCGCGCGCCTATTACTGGCTCGGTCGTGCGGCGGAAGTCGGCGGGCCGGGCAATGCCAGGGACTATTTTGGGCGTGCGGCTGCCTATGGCACGACCTTTTACGGCCAGCTTGCCGCCGAACGCGTCGGCCGCCAGGCACTCAATATCGTCTATCCCCAGCCAAGCGCTGCCGACCGGCAGAACTTTGCCGACCGCGAGGCCGTCAGCGCCATCAAACGCCTGCAGGAGGCAGGCTACGACCGCTATGCCGAAACGCTTTATCGCGACCTTGCCGGGCAATTGACCAGCCCGGGCGAATTGGCGCTGCTCGCGGTCCTCGCCGAGAAGCAGCGCAACCATTTCATGGCGCTGAAAGTCGGCAAGATCGCCGGCGCGCGCGGCATCGATGTCGGCGCGCTGTCGCATCCGCTCGGCGTTATCCCTGATTCGGCCAATATTTCCGGTTCGGGCAAGGCGCTGGCCTATGCGGTCGCCCGCCAGGAAAGCGAATTCAACATCGGCGCCGTATCAAGTGCCGGCGCGCGTGGGCTGCTGCAGCTAATGCCGGGGACGGCCAAGCAATTGGCGAAGAAGGCCGGATTGCAGTTTTCGCAGGTCCGGCTGACCACCGACGCCGGCTACAATGCGACACTCGGTTCAGCCTTCCTTGGCGAACAGCTCGACCGCTTCAACGGCTCCTATGTGCTCACCTTCGCCGGCTACAATGCCGGCCCCAACCGGGCCAGCCAGTGGGTGGCGAAATACGGCGACCCGCGTGGCAAGGACATCGATGCGGTGGTGGACTGGATCGAGCGGATTCCCTACACGGAAACAAGAAGTTACGTACAGCGCGTGATGGAGAATTACGAAGTCTACAAGATGCGTATTTCCGGCAAATACGACATCGTCGGAGATCTGGTGAACGGACGCAGTTGA
- a CDS encoding alpha/beta fold hydrolase gives MSSDKGFTDFFYAAPDGLKLHARVYGKASTSDWPVVCLPGLTRNARDFHYLALYLSQRAGTARQVVAFDYRGRAMSAYDPDIAHYNVGVEAGDVLAGLAALGIDHAAFIGTSRGGLIIHVLGALKPAVLKAIVLNDIGPVIEAGGFANIRSYLERSPKPKTFDEAVDAQRRTHGGDFPALTHADWARMVGALYRNTDGGLVPDFDPALIDTLAGIDFSKPLPDLWPQFDALVAVPLLAIRGGNSKLLSTATLEDMQKRHPGMETITVEGQGHAPFLETSSLPGDIAAFLDRAERQD, from the coding sequence ATGTCGAGCGACAAAGGCTTCACCGACTTCTTTTATGCGGCGCCGGACGGGTTGAAGCTTCACGCCCGCGTCTACGGCAAGGCCAGTACCAGCGACTGGCCGGTAGTCTGCCTGCCCGGCCTGACCCGCAATGCTCGCGACTTTCATTATCTTGCGCTCTATCTGTCGCAGCGCGCCGGCACTGCACGCCAGGTCGTGGCTTTCGATTATCGAGGGCGAGCGATGTCGGCCTACGATCCCGACATCGCCCACTATAATGTCGGTGTCGAAGCCGGCGATGTCCTGGCCGGGCTCGCGGCACTTGGCATTGACCACGCAGCTTTCATCGGCACTTCGCGCGGCGGCCTGATCATCCATGTGCTCGGGGCATTGAAGCCGGCGGTGCTGAAAGCCATTGTGCTCAATGACATCGGACCTGTGATCGAAGCCGGAGGCTTTGCCAACATCCGATCCTATCTTGAGCGCTCGCCGAAGCCGAAGACATTTGATGAAGCCGTGGACGCGCAGCGGCGCACGCATGGCGGCGACTTTCCGGCCCTTACCCATGCGGACTGGGCTCGGATGGTGGGTGCGCTCTACCGCAACACGGATGGCGGACTGGTGCCCGATTTCGATCCGGCGTTGATCGACACTCTGGCCGGAATCGATTTCAGCAAGCCGTTGCCGGATCTGTGGCCGCAATTCGATGCGCTGGTCGCCGTGCCATTGCTTGCCATCCGCGGCGGCAATTCCAAACTGCTCTCCACCGCAACGCTCGAGGACATGCAAAAACGCCATCCCGGCATGGAGACGATCACCGTCGAGGGTCAGGGGCACGCACCATTCCTCGAAACCAGCAGTCTGCCTGGCGATATAGCGGCCTTTCTTGATCGGGCTGAACGCCAAGACTGA
- a CDS encoding tyrosine-type recombinase/integrase, translating into MTNEAIQEASPSDPFSMFSSQNSKIKYTYNKIREVKSYRVGELFSAYRDILWDDGRHKYNVSSFIGEIDEILLGERFSAFDQSTLDNLIGTLRQRGNSNATINRKMAALSKLLRKAYKMGDIHSLPEFRRQKERAGRIRFLERDEEARLFAAIRSRSEDAYRLSVFLVDTGCRLGEALGLIWNDIQEHRVSFWITKSGRSRTIPMTERVKEVIRLPPAEGRRPKGPFTKLSQAQFRAIWNDAKAEVGLGADDQVVPHILRHTCASRLVQGGIDIRRVQMWLGHQTLSMTMRYAHLATNDLDGCVVVLETPRSEDASRGNESSAFSSPLTAPSAPKPGKTSEAGAAKPAKALRKSSKAK; encoded by the coding sequence ATGACCAACGAAGCGATCCAGGAGGCTAGCCCCTCAGATCCGTTTTCGATGTTTTCTTCTCAGAATTCGAAGATCAAGTACACCTATAACAAGATAAGAGAAGTAAAGTCGTACCGAGTCGGAGAGCTTTTTTCAGCCTATCGGGACATACTGTGGGATGACGGGCGGCATAAATACAATGTCAGCTCATTCATCGGCGAAATAGATGAAATTCTCCTTGGGGAGCGTTTCAGCGCCTTTGACCAGAGTACCCTTGATAACCTTATCGGCACCTTGCGCCAGCGCGGCAACAGCAACGCAACCATCAATCGAAAGATGGCTGCTCTCAGCAAACTGCTGCGCAAGGCCTACAAGATGGGAGATATCCACAGCCTGCCCGAGTTCCGCCGCCAGAAAGAGCGGGCGGGACGGATTCGGTTCCTTGAGAGGGACGAAGAGGCAAGGCTGTTCGCCGCCATCAGAAGCCGCAGTGAGGATGCCTACAGGCTTTCCGTCTTCCTGGTCGACACCGGATGCCGTCTCGGCGAAGCGCTCGGGCTGATCTGGAACGACATCCAGGAACATCGCGTCAGTTTCTGGATCACCAAATCCGGCCGCAGCCGTACCATTCCGATGACCGAGCGTGTCAAGGAGGTCATCAGGCTGCCTCCGGCCGAAGGGCGCCGGCCCAAGGGCCCGTTCACCAAGCTCAGCCAGGCACAGTTCCGTGCCATCTGGAATGACGCGAAGGCCGAAGTCGGTCTTGGCGCCGACGACCAGGTCGTGCCGCACATCTTGCGTCACACCTGCGCCTCGCGCCTTGTCCAGGGCGGCATCGACATCAGGCGCGTGCAGATGTGGCTTGGCCACCAGACTCTTTCGATGACCATGCGCTACGCGCATCTGGCCACCAACGATCTCGACGGCTGTGTCGTCGTGCTGGAAACGCCGCGAAGCGAGGATGCGTCGCGCGGTAATGAAAGCTCGGCCTTCTCTTCCCCGCTGACAGCGCCTTCGGCGCCTAAGCCGGGCAAAACAAGCGAGGCGGGTGCGGCGAAGCCGGCAAAAGCCTTGCGGAAAAGCTCAAAGGCCAAATAA
- a CDS encoding porin: protein MNIKSLLLGSAAALIAVSGARAADAVVVAEPEPAEYVKICDVYGAGYFYIPGTETCLRIGGYVRYDIGAGDIGSFDGARATDVKSGKDQGTWKKNARFALKTWTGQETELGTLKTYTETRFNFGNSRDSGRASYDLVNDRYVAGAGAGGSVSLNFAWIQLGGLRVGKDESAFDTFIGYAGNVIQDTLVPYGGFDTNVVQYYFDAGNGFSAVVSLEEGYGAYTIDSYVPHVVGGVKWTQGWGAITGVVAYDSNYEEVAGKVRLDVNVSSALSLFLMGGYGSDSNYTDGSYFLPAGGRGMYKQWSGNWAVWGGGSYKFNEKTSFNAQVSYDEGKNLGVAANIAYDVVPGFTVTAEVDYLNVGNDTVSNWTHAEKKSNIGGILRFQRSF, encoded by the coding sequence ATGAACATTAAGAGCCTTCTCCTCGGCTCCGCTGCGGCCCTGATCGCAGTTTCCGGTGCGCGCGCCGCCGACGCCGTCGTCGTCGCCGAGCCGGAACCCGCTGAATACGTCAAGATCTGCGACGTCTACGGCGCTGGCTACTTCTACATCCCGGGCACCGAGACCTGCCTGCGCATCGGCGGCTATGTCCGTTACGACATCGGCGCTGGCGATATCGGCTCGTTCGATGGCGCTCGTGCTACCGACGTTAAGAGCGGCAAAGACCAGGGCACCTGGAAGAAGAACGCCCGCTTCGCGCTGAAGACCTGGACCGGCCAGGAAACCGAACTCGGTACTTTGAAGACCTACACCGAGACCCGCTTCAACTTCGGCAACTCACGCGACAGCGGCCGTGCTTCCTATGACCTCGTAAACGATAGGTACGTTGCTGGCGCTGGCGCCGGCGGTTCCGTCTCGCTGAACTTTGCCTGGATCCAGCTCGGTGGTCTTCGCGTCGGTAAGGACGAGTCGGCCTTCGATACGTTCATCGGCTACGCCGGCAACGTCATCCAGGATACACTGGTGCCTTACGGTGGTTTCGACACCAACGTCGTGCAGTACTACTTCGACGCTGGCAACGGCTTCTCGGCTGTCGTCTCACTCGAAGAAGGTTACGGAGCTTATACGATCGACAGCTACGTTCCGCATGTCGTCGGTGGCGTAAAGTGGACGCAGGGCTGGGGCGCCATCACCGGCGTCGTTGCTTATGACAGCAACTATGAAGAAGTCGCGGGCAAGGTTCGCTTGGACGTCAACGTCTCCAGCGCACTGTCGCTGTTCTTGATGGGCGGCTACGGCTCGGACAGCAACTACACGGATGGAAGCTATTTCCTCCCGGCTGGCGGTCGCGGCATGTACAAGCAGTGGAGCGGCAACTGGGCAGTTTGGGGCGGTGGCTCGTACAAGTTCAACGAGAAGACCTCGTTCAACGCCCAGGTGTCGTATGACGAGGGCAAGAACCTCGGCGTCGCTGCGAACATCGCCTACGACGTGGTTCCCGGCTTCACGGTCACGGCCGAAGTTGACTACCTCAACGTCGGTAACGACACCGTGTCGAACTGGACCCACGCCGAGAAGAAGAGCAACATCGGCGGTATCCTCCGCTTCCAGCGCTCCTTCTAA
- a CDS encoding GIY-YIG nuclease family protein, whose amino-acid sequence MWYVYFPQLHDGDVYVGSTNDLRRRFESHQSGYVASTKAHLPVALKTYIAVETEASARQLERYFKTGSGKAFASSDSGEPSAADDQRMLSV is encoded by the coding sequence ATGTGGTACGTTTATTTCCCGCAGCTCCATGACGGTGACGTCTATGTCGGGTCGACAAACGACCTTCGACGCCGGTTCGAATCACATCAATCAGGCTATGTGGCATCGACCAAGGCTCATCTGCCTGTCGCCTTGAAGACGTATATTGCGGTCGAAACCGAGGCCAGTGCACGGCAGTTGGAGCGGTATTTCAAGACCGGATCGGGCAAGGCTTTTGCTAGCAGCGATTCTGGCGAACCGAGCGCCGCTGACGACCAAAGAATGCTATCTGTCTGA
- a CDS encoding porin, which produces MNIKSLLLGSAAALIAVSGARAADAVVVAEPEPAEYVKICDVYGAGYFYIPGTETCLRIGGYIRYDASGGDIGSFDGARTSDVTSGKDQGTWLKNERFTLKTWTGQETELGTLKTYTEMRMNFGNHNADAGYDGFGVNAAGNKAFDLHFAWAQLGGLRVGLDESAFDTFVGYAGNVIQDTLVPYGGFQTNEIQYYFDAGNGFSAVVSLEEGSGGSVASATNYNGYGVGTIDSYVPHVVGGVKYTQGWGDIVGVVAYDSNYENVSGKVRLDVNVTNELSLFGMVGYGSDGKLGDVGLARSFYKPWGGHWAFWAGGTYKFTDKASFNAQVSGDQFKNYGVAANIAYTLVPGFTVTGEVDYLHDGRFGDLDNSNWTGATKKNSVGGLIRFQRDF; this is translated from the coding sequence ATGAACATTAAGAGCCTTCTCCTCGGCTCCGCTGCGGCCCTGATCGCAGTTTCCGGTGCGCGCGCCGCCGACGCCGTCGTCGTCGCCGAGCCGGAACCCGCTGAATACGTCAAGATCTGCGACGTCTACGGCGCTGGCTACTTCTACATCCCGGGCACCGAGACCTGCCTGCGCATCGGCGGCTACATCCGTTATGATGCCTCCGGCGGCGATATCGGTTCGTTTGATGGTGCTCGCACAAGCGATGTCACGAGCGGCAAGGACCAGGGCACATGGCTGAAGAATGAGCGCTTCACGCTTAAGACCTGGACCGGCCAGGAAACCGAACTCGGCACCTTGAAGACCTACACCGAAATGCGCATGAATTTCGGCAACCATAACGCTGATGCTGGCTATGACGGATTTGGAGTCAACGCTGCCGGCAACAAGGCCTTCGATCTGCACTTCGCATGGGCCCAGCTCGGCGGTCTGCGCGTCGGTCTCGACGAATCGGCCTTCGACACGTTCGTCGGTTATGCCGGCAACGTCATCCAGGATACGCTGGTTCCTTACGGCGGGTTCCAGACAAATGAGATCCAGTACTACTTCGATGCCGGCAACGGTTTCTCGGCAGTCGTCTCGCTGGAAGAAGGTTCGGGTGGTTCCGTTGCTTCCGCTACCAACTACAATGGTTATGGCGTGGGCACGATCGACAGCTATGTTCCGCATGTTGTCGGCGGCGTGAAGTACACGCAGGGCTGGGGCGACATCGTCGGCGTCGTTGCTTATGACAGCAACTACGAAAATGTGTCCGGCAAGGTTCGCCTCGATGTGAACGTGACCAATGAACTGTCCTTGTTCGGAATGGTCGGTTACGGCAGCGACGGCAAACTTGGCGATGTTGGACTCGCTCGCTCCTTCTACAAGCCTTGGGGCGGTCACTGGGCTTTCTGGGCTGGCGGTACTTACAAGTTCACCGACAAGGCGTCCTTCAACGCGCAGGTATCGGGCGATCAGTTCAAGAACTACGGTGTCGCGGCGAACATTGCCTACACGCTCGTTCCGGGCTTCACGGTCACCGGCGAAGTTGATTACCTCCACGACGGCAGGTTCGGTGATTTGGACAACTCCAACTGGACTGGAGCTACCAAGAAGAACAGCGTCGGCGGCCTCATCCGCTTCCAGCGCGACTTCTAA
- a CDS encoding tetratricopeptide repeat-containing sulfotransferase family protein gives MNSRLPPAWSKHLKTAAAPKPGLPRPALANPPKTNSFARAQADDLLLKQAYEHQQAKRLDEAQNLCLQVLARTPNHALALYIMGTVYLGYDDEAALRYFARAVGEEPRNPYYHLSLGEAYGKVSEFSAAIKHIEYALEVQPDLVEALCALGRVYTQFDKPDLALPLYEKAMKINRDHPKARIGMAASLTGLGRMEEAGVYLRQAIEHRIDVAAAYYDLVQSRKFTEEPAELQSILRELDGPRLKSEAVQNLHYAAGKVLNDLKRYAEAFDHFNKAKQAAGYKFDIDQYRRFVDLTIETFTPDLFAARSSYGNPSEAPVFVVGMPRSGTTLTEQICASHPDVHGAGELSKLRRVANAIGLNPSASDFNKPIMTVTEGLSRTLAEEHLSYLRERAPTAQRIIDKMPHNFELIGLLTLLFPNARIIHCRRDAIDNCVSCFVLPFSSAHSYNSDLRALGLYYREYDRLMRHWNEVFPGRIFENRYETLVEDQEAQSRRLIDYLGLPWDDACLRYFDREGAVTTPSRWQVRQPIYKSSVKRWKNYEGEIAPLIEALGDLADI, from the coding sequence ATGAATAGTCGTCTGCCGCCTGCGTGGTCCAAACATCTCAAAACCGCCGCCGCTCCGAAACCTGGATTGCCACGGCCAGCTCTGGCAAATCCGCCGAAAACAAATTCGTTTGCACGCGCACAGGCTGACGATTTGTTGCTGAAGCAAGCCTATGAACATCAACAGGCCAAGCGGCTTGATGAGGCTCAGAACCTGTGCCTGCAGGTTTTGGCGCGCACGCCAAACCATGCGCTTGCGCTCTATATCATGGGCACCGTCTATCTTGGCTATGATGACGAGGCGGCTCTGCGTTATTTCGCCCGCGCTGTCGGCGAGGAGCCCAGAAATCCCTATTATCATCTTAGCCTCGGTGAGGCCTATGGCAAGGTGAGCGAATTTTCAGCCGCGATCAAACATATAGAATATGCCTTGGAAGTGCAGCCCGATCTTGTAGAGGCCCTGTGTGCCCTCGGTCGCGTTTATACCCAGTTCGACAAACCCGACCTGGCCTTGCCGCTTTATGAGAAGGCGATGAAAATCAACCGCGACCACCCCAAGGCGCGGATCGGAATGGCAGCCTCGCTCACCGGCCTTGGGCGCATGGAGGAGGCCGGCGTCTATCTCAGACAGGCGATCGAACACCGCATTGACGTTGCGGCGGCTTATTACGACCTCGTGCAGAGCCGAAAGTTTACCGAAGAGCCTGCGGAACTTCAATCGATCCTTCGCGAACTAGACGGTCCGCGACTTAAATCGGAGGCCGTGCAGAATCTGCATTACGCGGCCGGCAAGGTGCTGAACGACCTCAAGCGCTACGCCGAGGCGTTCGACCATTTCAACAAGGCGAAACAGGCCGCCGGCTACAAGTTCGACATTGATCAGTATCGTCGTTTCGTGGATCTGACCATTGAAACCTTCACGCCGGATCTGTTTGCCGCGAGGTCCAGCTATGGGAACCCTTCCGAAGCACCTGTGTTCGTGGTCGGGATGCCGCGCTCCGGGACGACACTGACCGAACAAATATGCGCCAGTCATCCCGATGTTCATGGCGCCGGAGAGCTTAGCAAACTGAGGCGGGTAGCGAACGCGATCGGTCTGAATCCCTCGGCTTCTGATTTCAACAAGCCGATCATGACGGTCACCGAAGGCTTGTCCAGGACGTTGGCCGAAGAGCATCTTTCCTATCTGCGGGAGCGCGCTCCGACCGCGCAGCGAATCATCGATAAAATGCCGCACAATTTCGAGTTGATCGGCCTCCTCACCCTGCTCTTTCCCAATGCCCGCATCATTCACTGCCGCCGCGATGCGATCGACAATTGCGTTTCATGCTTTGTCCTGCCTTTCAGCTCGGCACATAGTTACAATTCAGACCTGCGGGCACTCGGCCTCTATTACCGGGAATATGACCGCTTGATGCGTCACTGGAACGAGGTTTTCCCCGGTCGGATCTTTGAAAATCGCTATGAGACGCTTGTAGAGGATCAAGAGGCGCAGTCGCGCCGGCTCATCGATTATCTCGGCCTTCCCTGGGATGACGCATGCCTGCGCTACTTCGATAGGGAAGGGGCGGTCACCACGCCCAGCCGCTGGCAGGTTCGCCAGCCGATCTACAAATCTTCCGTGAAGCGCTGGAAGAATTACGAGGGCGAGATCGCCCCCTTGATCGAAGCCTTGGGTGATTTGGCGGACATCTGA
- a CDS encoding tetratricopeptide repeat-containing sulfotransferase family protein produces MNNRLPPAWSKHIKPGPTPKPNLPTANSLSRRQADEALLQQAYAFQQAKRLNEAQDLCLRVLSRTPNHPLALYILGTICLGYEDEAALRYFARAVDAEPKNPYYHLGLASAYVKVSEYSPAIKHMQHALELQPNLIEALCALADAYVEFDKPDMALPLYEKALKINPDHPKVRIGLASALTSVGRMEEAAGYLHQSIERRIAVPTAYNELVQTQKFTEEPKELKSILGELGNPKLDPDGAEKLHLAAGKVLNDLKRYKDAFEHFNKSKQVSGRNFDIDLYRRWVDALIETFTPEMLAARTGFGNPSEVPVFVVGMPRSGTTLTEQICASHPDVHGAGELMKLRRVANAIGLRKSSARDLNQAIASITKNLSGTLAEEHLAYLSERAPAARRIVDKMPHNFELIGLIGLLFPNARIIHCRRDAIDNCVSCFVLRFGEGHAYNTDLRMLGLYYREYDRLMQHWNKVFPGLIFENSYETLVEDQEAQSRHLIDYLGLPWDDACLRFFDRDSSVNTPSRWQVRQPIYKSSVKRWKNYETEIQPLIEALGDLADI; encoded by the coding sequence ATGAACAATCGTCTGCCGCCCGCATGGTCCAAACACATCAAACCTGGCCCCACGCCGAAACCAAATCTGCCGACGGCAAATTCGCTTTCACGTCGGCAGGCTGACGAAGCGCTGCTGCAACAGGCTTACGCCTTCCAGCAGGCCAAGCGCCTCAACGAAGCTCAGGACCTGTGCCTGCGAGTTCTGTCGCGTACACCAAATCACCCCCTCGCTCTGTATATTCTGGGGACCATTTGCCTGGGCTATGAGGATGAGGCGGCTTTGCGATATTTCGCGCGAGCGGTCGATGCGGAACCCAAGAACCCCTATTACCATCTTGGTCTGGCCTCGGCCTATGTGAAGGTAAGCGAGTATTCGCCAGCAATAAAGCATATGCAGCATGCCTTGGAGTTGCAGCCAAACCTTATCGAGGCGCTTTGTGCATTGGCGGATGCTTATGTTGAGTTTGACAAGCCCGATATGGCTTTGCCGCTGTATGAGAAGGCACTGAAAATCAACCCGGATCATCCCAAGGTGCGGATCGGACTGGCTAGTGCGCTTACCAGTGTGGGACGGATGGAGGAAGCCGCTGGTTACCTCCATCAGTCAATTGAACGTCGCATCGCTGTGCCGACAGCCTACAACGAACTTGTCCAGACGCAAAAGTTCACGGAAGAGCCCAAAGAGCTCAAATCCATCCTTGGTGAACTCGGAAATCCCAAGCTCGACCCGGACGGAGCGGAAAAGCTCCATCTGGCGGCCGGTAAGGTGCTGAACGACCTCAAGCGCTACAAAGATGCGTTCGAGCATTTCAACAAGTCGAAACAGGTCTCCGGCCGTAACTTCGATATCGATCTTTATCGTCGCTGGGTTGATGCGCTGATCGAGACTTTCACGCCTGAGATGCTGGCTGCCAGGACTGGTTTTGGAAATCCATCCGAAGTTCCTGTGTTCGTGGTCGGCATGCCTCGCTCGGGAACGACGCTTACGGAGCAGATTTGCGCAAGTCATCCCGATGTCCATGGCGCTGGCGAACTTATGAAGCTCAGGCGGGTCGCCAATGCGATCGGACTTAGAAAGTCGTCGGCCAGGGATTTGAACCAGGCGATCGCGTCGATCACAAAAAACCTGTCCGGAACATTGGCTGAAGAGCACTTGGCTTATCTGAGCGAGCGGGCACCTGCCGCCCGTCGGATCGTGGATAAGATGCCGCATAATTTTGAACTGATCGGTTTGATCGGCCTTCTCTTCCCCAACGCGCGCATCATTCATTGCCGTCGTGATGCGATCGACAATTGCGTCTCTTGCTTTGTCTTGAGATTCGGCGAGGGACACGCCTACAACACCGACCTGAGAATGCTTGGCCTGTACTACCGCGAGTATGATCGGCTGATGCAGCATTGGAACAAGGTTTTTCCGGGCCTGATCTTCGAAAACAGTTACGAGACACTGGTCGAGGATCAGGAAGCGCAGTCCCGCCATCTGATAGATTATCTTGGGCTGCCTTGGGATGACGCCTGCTTGCGCTTTTTCGACAGGGACAGTTCGGTCAATACGCCCAGCCGCTGGCAGGTTCGTCAGCCGATCTACAAATCTTCCGTCAAGCGTTGGAAAAATTATGAGACGGAGATTCAGCCGCTTATTGAAGCGCTGGGCGACCTTGCGGACATCTAA